A portion of the Macaca thibetana thibetana isolate TM-01 chromosome 9, ASM2454274v1, whole genome shotgun sequence genome contains these proteins:
- the HNRNPH3 gene encoding heterogeneous nuclear ribonucleoprotein H3 isoform X2: MDWVMKHNGPNDASDGTVRLRGLPFGCSKEEIVQFFQGLEIVPNGITLTMDYQGRSTGEAFVQFASKEIAENALGKHKERIGHRYIEIFRSSRSEIKGFYDPPRRLLGQRPGPYDRPIGGRGGYYGAGRGSYGGFDDYGGYNNYGYGNDGFDDRMRDGRGMGGHGYGGAGDASSGFHGGHFVHMRGLPFRATENDIANFFSPLNPIRVHIDIGADGRATGEADVEFVTHEDAVAAMSKDKNNMQHRYIELFLNSTPGGGSGMGGSGMGGYGRDGMDNQGGYGSVGRMGMGNNYSGGYGTPDGLGGYGRGGGGSGGYYGQGGMSGGGWRGMY; encoded by the exons ATGGATTGGGTTATGAAACATAATGGTCCAAATGACGCTAGTGATGGGACAGTACGACTTCGTGGACTACCATTTGGTTGCAGCAAAGAGGAAATAGTTCAGTTCTTTCAAG GGTTGGAAATCGTGCCAAATGGGATAACATTGACGATGGACTACCAGGGGAGAAGCACAGGGGAGGCCTTCGTGCAGTTTGCTTCAAAGGAGATAGCAGAAAATGCTCTGGGGAAACACAAGGAAAGAATAGGGCACAG gtaTATTGAGATCTTCAGAAGTAGCAGGAGTGAAATCAAAGGATTTTATGATCCACCAAGAAGATTGCTGGGACAGCGACCGGGACCATATGATAGACCAATAGGAGGAAGAGGGGGTTATTATGGAGCTGGGCGTGGAA GTTATGGAGGTTTTGATGACTATGGTGGCTATAATAATTACGGCTATGGGAATGATGGCTTTGATGACAGAATGAGAGATGGAAgag GTATGGGAGGACATGGCTATGGTGGAGCTGGTGATGCAAGTTCAGGTTTTCATGGTGGTCATTTCGTACATATGAGAGGGTTGCCTTTTCGTGCAACTGAAAATGACATTGCTAAT ttcttctcaCCACTAAATCCAATACGAGTTCATATTGATATTGGAGCTGATGGCAGAGCCACAGGAGAAGCAGATGTAGAGTTTGTGACACATGAAGATGCAGTAGCTGCCATgtctaaagataaaaataacatgc aacatCGATATATTGAACTCTTCTTGAATTCTACTCCTGGAGGCGGCTCTGGCATGGGAGGTTCTGGAATGGGAGGCTACGGAAGAGATGGAATGG ataatcagGGAGGCTATGGATCAGTTGGAAGAATGGGAATGGGAAACAATTACAGTGGAGGATATGGTACTCCTGATGGCTTGGGTGGTTATG GCCGTGGTGGTGGAGGCAGTGGAGGTTACTACGGGCAAGGTGGCATGAGTGGAGGTGGATGGCGTGGGATGTACTGA
- the HNRNPH3 gene encoding heterogeneous nuclear ribonucleoprotein H3 isoform X1 — MDWVMKHNGPNDASDGTVRLRGLPFGCSKEEIVQFFQGLEIVPNGITLTMDYQGRSTGEAFVQFASKEIAENALGKHKERIGHRYIEIFRSSRSEIKGFYDPPRRLLGQRPGPYDRPIGGRGGYYGAGRGSMYDRMRRGGDGYDGGYGGFDDYGGYNNYGYGNDGFDDRMRDGRGMGGHGYGGAGDASSGFHGGHFVHMRGLPFRATENDIANFFSPLNPIRVHIDIGADGRATGEADVEFVTHEDAVAAMSKDKNNMQHRYIELFLNSTPGGGSGMGGSGMGGYGRDGMDNQGGYGSVGRMGMGNNYSGGYGTPDGLGGYGRGGGGSGGYYGQGGMSGGGWRGMY; from the exons ATGGATTGGGTTATGAAACATAATGGTCCAAATGACGCTAGTGATGGGACAGTACGACTTCGTGGACTACCATTTGGTTGCAGCAAAGAGGAAATAGTTCAGTTCTTTCAAG GGTTGGAAATCGTGCCAAATGGGATAACATTGACGATGGACTACCAGGGGAGAAGCACAGGGGAGGCCTTCGTGCAGTTTGCTTCAAAGGAGATAGCAGAAAATGCTCTGGGGAAACACAAGGAAAGAATAGGGCACAG gtaTATTGAGATCTTCAGAAGTAGCAGGAGTGAAATCAAAGGATTTTATGATCCACCAAGAAGATTGCTGGGACAGCGACCGGGACCATATGATAGACCAATAGGAGGAAGAGGGGGTTATTATGGAGCTGGGCGTGGAAGTATGTATGACAGAATGCGACGAGGAGGTGATGGATATGATGGTG GTTATGGAGGTTTTGATGACTATGGTGGCTATAATAATTACGGCTATGGGAATGATGGCTTTGATGACAGAATGAGAGATGGAAgag GTATGGGAGGACATGGCTATGGTGGAGCTGGTGATGCAAGTTCAGGTTTTCATGGTGGTCATTTCGTACATATGAGAGGGTTGCCTTTTCGTGCAACTGAAAATGACATTGCTAAT ttcttctcaCCACTAAATCCAATACGAGTTCATATTGATATTGGAGCTGATGGCAGAGCCACAGGAGAAGCAGATGTAGAGTTTGTGACACATGAAGATGCAGTAGCTGCCATgtctaaagataaaaataacatgc aacatCGATATATTGAACTCTTCTTGAATTCTACTCCTGGAGGCGGCTCTGGCATGGGAGGTTCTGGAATGGGAGGCTACGGAAGAGATGGAATGG ataatcagGGAGGCTATGGATCAGTTGGAAGAATGGGAATGGGAAACAATTACAGTGGAGGATATGGTACTCCTGATGGCTTGGGTGGTTATG GCCGTGGTGGTGGAGGCAGTGGAGGTTACTACGGGCAAGGTGGCATGAGTGGAGGTGGATGGCGTGGGATGTACTGA